GCGAGTTTCGGACCAATCGTTTGTGCCTCCGTGTAACCACCAGCCATACGCTTGCGGTAGACGAATGCGCCAACGGTGAGTCCAATGACCAACAGCGAAAGCACCACGATGACCGGCCACGAGTAGCCGACGGTGAACACGGGGACGCTGTTGAGACCCTCCTCTGCGGTCGGACCAGAGTCACGAAGCTGTAAGATGAGCCCAGAGGCCGTAACGTAGAAGTCGAAAAACTTCGCAGCGGTCACGTACACAGCAGACCCAAAGATCTCCGAGACCGGGGGCAGCGCGAAGTTGCGAGATCCCCCACCGTAAATTGCCTGCGTCCCGAACCTGAGTATGAATGAAACACCAAGCGAAACGATGAGCATCGTCGCGAGTTCCGCATCTTTATCGCGGAATTTTCGGTAGATGATCTTCTCGGTCAACGGTGCGATAACACCGACGAGAACGGCTGCCAGCAAGAGTCCTGCCCAAATGGACGGGACACCGACAGCGACGGTGGCCCCAACAACCGTGGCCAGCAGTAGATGCACCACGAATGCGACGCCCGCTGGCGGCTGCTTTGGCCACCACGAACCACGCAATGCACTCCGTCCACCGAGGAGATACAGTATCGCGAGCACACCGAGCCCGCCCAGCAGAAACAGCACGACGAATCCCCCGATACCGACGGAGCGTTGTCCAGTCGCCAGCGCCCCGAAGAGCGGCACTGAGCCGGGCTTGTTCACGAACAGCGCGATGAACGCTCCAACCATCAGTAGCTCACCGTGTGCGAAGTTGGGAACTTCTGCGATACTATACACCAGCGCTAATCCGATTGCACCCATCGCGATGATGCTTCCAGTCACGATACCAGTCAGTACTGCGTTAGGTATGCCAGTGGGTGGCGAAACTATCATACCACCCCTCCGGCTACCGATCGTTTGTCAATAC
The nucleotide sequence above comes from Halocatena marina. Encoded proteins:
- a CDS encoding branched-chain amino acid ABC transporter permease, producing MIVSPPTGIPNAVLTGIVTGSIIAMGAIGLALVYSIAEVPNFAHGELLMVGAFIALFVNKPGSVPLFGALATGQRSVGIGGFVVLFLLGGLGVLAILYLLGGRSALRGSWWPKQPPAGVAFVVHLLLATVVGATVAVGVPSIWAGLLLAAVLVGVIAPLTEKIIYRKFRDKDAELATMLIVSLGVSFILRFGTQAIYGGGSRNFALPPVSEIFGSAVYVTAAKFFDFYVTASGLILQLRDSGPTAEEGLNSVPVFTVGYSWPVIVVLSLLVIGLTVGAFVYRKRMAGGYTEAQTIGPKLAGVITFVVSLIVLGWLLAGSRTVPQTAADFVYATRFRVFPLKMFIVLIALLMMASLHVLLQETKLGTAMRASSDNLSLAKVTGINTDRVMMATWIIAGVFAGIAGVLLGLTLARVQVNIGFFLLLPMFAAVILGGIRSIYGVIIGSYVVGLAMDVGFTVLPVGNNYRVPIAFVVLFIVLLVKPEGIVGGN